GTGTATTATCAACCATGGATTTTGATTCAGTTTGAAGTTTTGTTTCGTTTTTCATGACGTGAAATCTCCTACCGCCCTACACTAATTTATTGAGGGGTAGGTGTCTCACTTACATTGACACAGAGGGGGGATTCGATCAGCCAAGTCTTCATAGAGCTTGTTCATAGCTCTATCCCATGGCGATTAATTGCTTGCTTTACCGATTCTGTCGTCGTCTCAATCTCCACGAAATCAACTCGGCGGTCTCTAAAAATTCCTTCAGCCAATTTCCATGCTTCCCAGTAGTCTTCCCCTGTTAACCCTTCCACCGCAAGGTCTATGTCTGAACTGCGAGTAAACCATGACACATGAGCGAGGGAACCGAACAGGACCACGCGTCGAACTCCAAATCGATCCTTGAGCAAACCAGATACTTCCTTGGCAAGCGACAAGAGTCGATCTCGTTCCTTCTTGGGTGGGGCATCCGGGACGTCCTTAAGAAAGTAAAAACTGGTTGTTCGGTCAACAGCCTGCGCATCAGGTTGGACAGCGGAATATTACCGGTTCTGAAAAGAAAATGAGCGTGATTGCAAAGAAAAGACCAGCCGTAACAGGCTGTCCCGGTTTCAGGAATCAGTCTTGCCAGACGTTCCAGCGAGTCCTCCCGGTCCCTTTTGGTTCTGAATATCTTCCGACGCTCGATTCCACGGATTATCACATGATGAAAAACCCCGCCTCTCCACGCCTCCCCTTACCCGATTCGCCTTGTGCCCATTTTATTCCAGTGAATTTTCTTCACTTGGCACGGCCAAGCCAATATCCAGGTTTACGTTTAGTGTGCGCAACCGCAACGATGCGGATGTGGTCCGGCTCAATGGAATAGATGATAGCAAATGGGAACTTCGGCAAAAGATACCGCCTGAAAGGAGCATGTAGTACACGGTAACGGAATGGAGTCTCCGTAATTTTCTGTATGGCAGACTCAACTGTAAGACGAAAACGACGCCCCAGTTTAGGTTGGCAATCCTCATAGTACTGAACGGAAGATAAAAATTCGGCACGGGCACCGGGATCAAAAATCACAGAAGTCATTTCAACATCTGATCAGCTTCTGCAAATACATCCTGTGCCGCAACGCCCTGACGCTTACCTTCCTTGTATTCCTGATATCGGCGCTCAGCCTCTGCTACCCATGCCACATCCACGTCAGTTAGCACATCTCCGTCAAGAGAACTCAGCAGGCGGTCGGCCAAAAACGCGCGCTCTTGTCGGGAGAGGCTGAGGGCCTCATGCTCTAATTTTTCTAATACGGCAGACATACAAAACCTCCAGGAGAAATTAGTTCGATAATAGAAGATAGCAGGATTTTTCTGGTTTTCCAATGATTGGTTCTTGCTGCGAACGGGCTGTTCACGGGCTGGCGGTTGGCAGCACCGCCTTGGTTAAAAGAAATGGCATTTGCGTTGCTCGGTTGGACAAAGCCGCTCGGCCCAGCCAGTCCGGTGAAGCAGCAAGGTTGGGGGACGGGGGAGGGGACGCTGGTTCTAAAACAACTTGGGCGAGGCCGGAGGGGACGTTGGTTCTAAAACAACTTGTTCTGTATAGTGTCCGCCCTCAGTATACCACCAGGCTGACCTTATTGTCCGCTGAGATTGAGACCCCATAAACGGGTTACTCCAGCACCTGTGTCAGAGAAACCGGGTAATCGAGCCGAGATCCTTACGTTTCTGGTTGAGGCACCAGTTACTTAACACACAAAAGTAGCAAGATAGCAAGAACTAAGAATACCAGGTTTATGGTGGTTTTTATACCAGGTCAAAACTAGTAGTTTGTCTGGAAACTCTTGTCTGGTGCGGGGTTCAGGGTGGTTACGTTACCTGGTGGTGATATGTATCGACCAAGGACAAAAAGTAAATACCTGCCGGAGGGATATTGTTAAGCCAGATCGAGAGCTAACATCGGTGCTCCGACTGGACGGATAGCAGGAGGCCTCCTGGGAGCAAGTGATTGCCGCTGGCAGACAGCTTGTGAGAAATGCGGGCTCGGCTCTTTCTGATTTTCTGACGAACCAGCAGTATCTGGCTCATCGCTGATATAGAGCAATTTCCCTTCGCCATCCTCACGCGGTCGCTGAAGCAGATAGGCCCCGGTACGCCCAAAATATTCCCGTTTCTTCACTTCCGGCAGCAAAGGACGGGGGAACACCAGAGCCCTGCCATTCTTGTTCATTGCTTGTCCTTAATCTGTTTGATGATTTGGTCGAAATCGCTCTCGAAAAGACGATCCTGCACAATGCGGTATTTCTCAAACTCACTTTCCGCGTGGGTCTGAGCAAGCTTGGCGGAAACCTTGCCACTATCCGTCAACAGGTCGCGTTCGGTGAACTCGATAAACTGATCCAATCGTATGGCCCAGTCCTCCATCGTCATGGGAATTTTTCTGAGTGCGCGTTCTTCCGCCAGATCGAGGTAGGCGTTGACGATACGGCCCAAAGATTCGAGTTCTTTCTTAGTGAGGTAGTTTTTGGCGATGGCAACATCCATTTTCAATATTTTCCCATCCGGCGCTTTTTCCCAGGTGCTTAGGCCCATGTGGTCTTTCGTGCTGTCAGCCCGTTGTACGATCAGTTCGGCAGCGGTATGGCCATGGATGGCAAAATGGAGTTTGTTTTGGACCTTTGCAAAGAATGATTTGGTGGTCGGGGCATCTTTGTTGTAGTCCACGCTGGTGGCGTAGATGTCGGTAATTTTCTGATAAAATTTTCGCTCGCTAAGGCGAATCTCCCGGATCTCTTCCAGCAAGCGCTCGAAATAATCCTCGCCAAGGAATGAGCCGTTTTCCATGCGTTTTTTGTCCAGGACATAGCCCTTGATGGCAAATTCCCGCAAAACCTGCGTAGCCCATTGGCGAAACTGGGTCGCCCGAACCGAATTGACCCGGTAGCCCACCGAGATGATGGCGTCCAGGTTGTAGAAATCGACATTCCGAGAAACTTCACGATTTCCTTCAAGTTGAACTATCCGGAATTTCCGGATAGTTGCCTCCGGAATCACTTCGCCCTGCTCAAAAATATTCTTGAGGTGTTCATTGATTGTGCGAACATCCACGTTGAACAAGGTTGCCATCAGCTTTTGAGATAGCCAGATTGTCTCATCCTCATACCGGGCTTCGATACTTTGTTCGCCAGACTGTCCGGTAAAAATCAAGAACTCTGCCGTGCTGTTGCGGATCTGCAGTTTTTTGTCTTTCATGTTTTATTCTCTTCCGGTGCGGGGTCAGGATATCGGGCGGTTTTTTCAGAAGCAAATAGACACCGGTGCGACTAAACTCTTCCCGCTTCTTTATTTTCGGCAGCAAAGGACGTGGAAATCAATCCATGTTACGTCTTATGTTTGGCCGGAGGGGGGAGGGACGTTGTCCCCTTGTCCTGCGGCTGGCCGTGGCTGATTGATTTTCATGTCTACACAAAGCCCCATATCCTTTCCGCCATATACAGCGGAATATTGACAACTTCATATCCCCCATCCAGGTGAATACGCTCATAGGGAGAAGGACTCACCACAATCCCTTTTTTCTGGTCATACATCCTGAGACAAGAAAGGATGCCTTGCAGGTGGGTCTTTTTAATCCGGGTTGCGGCCTTACATTCAATGGGCACCAGAACATCTCCATGCCGCAGAATATATCTATCCTGTGAAGGATACTCAGAAGAATATCTGTTTTCTGCTGAAACACGTCCTTTATTACTATAATATCGGTACGGCCCCTCCTCGCCGTCCGTGAAACAACTGTCCCAAACCGAAGAGGAATCCCGGCAGGAAGACGTCCGGTAATATTTTTCCTGAATAGTGGTCCTGCCCGTGGTGTTGGGCCGGGATCGGTTTAGAACGGCTGCATCACCCAGATCCCGCAGGGGCAGGTGTCGCGGCAGAAACCGCAGGCAATACACTTGTCACCGTCGGACACATATTCATACCCCTCGTCAGTGGGCACCTCGCGCCTGGAGATGGCATGGGTGGGGCAGACGGTTTCGCAGAGATGGCAGTCCCGGCAGTTGCCGCAGGAGAGACAGCGGTCCGCCTCGGCCTTCTGGCTGGTGCCGGCGGGCTCGGGGCAGTAATGCTGCAGGGTCAGGTTGTCGACATCGATCACCCGCTTGGCAAAGGGGTGCCATTCCTCGCCCTTGAGGGTGGCGGCAATGAATCCGGCCGCCTTTTTACCGCCGGCCAGGGCATTGGTGGCCAGGCCCGGCCGTTCCACGTCGCCGATGGCCAGGACCTGCGGGTCAGTGGTAACACCGGCCTCGTCGGCCTTGACCCAGCCGGCCCCGCCCACGTTGATCACCTCCACGCTGTCGGGCAGGAACTGCAGGGCCGGGATGTCGCCGATGGAGATGATCACCGTCTGGGCCGGAATCAGCTCGCCGTCCGAAGTGACCAGCCCCTGGTCGGTAACCTCCTTGGTCATGACCGGCCAGCGGAAGGTCGCGCCCAGGGCCTCGGCCGCTGCCTTTTCCTTGCCAAAGGCCAGCGGCTTCTGGATATCCACCAGGGTGACCTGCTCGGCCCCCAGTTCGTAAGCGTCGCAGGCCACATCGCAGCCCACGTTGCCGGCGCCGATGATCACCACCTGCTTGCCCACCTTGATCGGTTTATCGGTCTTGGCCGCTTTCAGGAAATCCAGGGCCGGGATCACCTTCTCGTGACCTGGAAAGGGGATCTTGCGCGGTTCGTGGGTGCCCACCGCGACGATGACATAGTCGTAGTTCTTTTTGAGTTCAGCGAATTTTTTCTTGGTCATGGTGACCCCGAAGTTGACCGTGATGTTGGGCATGGCCATGAACCGGTCGATCTCGGCGTCCCAGGTGGCCTTGGGCAGCCGGTCCCAGGGGATGACCTGGGCGAGCTTGCCGCCCAGCTTGTCGTCTTTTTCAAAGATATGGGCCTCTATCCCTGCCTGGGCAAGGTGCCAGGCCGCGTTCATCCCGGCCGGTCCGCCGCCGACAATGGCCACCTTTTTGCCGATGCTCGGTCTGGCCTCGGGCGCCGGGGCGTCCTTGATCGCCCGGCCGAGCATGGCCACGTCGATGCTCTGGTCCACCATCTGGCGGGAGCAGCCCTGCATACAGAGGTGGGGGCAGATCGCCCCGCAGACCGAGCCGGGCAGCGGGGTGTGCTTGAGCACCAGTTGGTAGGCCTCCTCTGTCTTGCCTTCCCGGATCAGCCGGAGCCGGTCGATGGTCGGGATATGGATCGGGCAGTAGAAGGTGCAGGGCGCGGCCGCCAGGTGGTTGGCCCAGAAGGGCTGCCGCCGCCGCAGGTCACCGGTCTCGATCAAACCGATCGGGCTGCGGTCCAGGCCCGGGGCCAGGTCGCGCAGGGGGTCGCCGCCGAACGCCTTGTCCCAGATCTTGGCCCGGAACTGGTCCATGGGCATGGGACCGGAAAAGATCAGGGCCCGTTCCTGGGGGGTGATGGCCTTGAGAATTTTCCATTCCTTGCGCACGGTCAGTTTTTTCAGCAGTTCCTTGCGGCCGATGGCCTCGAGATAGCCGGGCATCCGGTCGACCAGCCATTGCCACTGCTCGTCGTCCGGTTCGATTTTCTTGACATTGGTGGTGGAGTAGCTGTTGTCGGTATTGCCGCGAAAGTAGATTATGCCGCCGACCATGCCGACGCAGGGCCGATAGCCGAGCACGTTGTCCGGGGTCTTGGGGTCGATGCCGCAGACCACGCCGAGCCCGCCGCAGTTGAACTCGGCAAAGGTGTCGCCCACCGAACCCAGCACCCAGAGTTCGGGCCGGGCATATTCCGGGTTCCACTTGGTCATGGTCAGGCCGCGGGCGCCGATGGAGCCCCTGATCATCACCTTGCCGTCGGCCATGGCGTTGCAGACGCCGTTGGTGGCATCGCCCAGTACGGTAATCCGGGCGCCGATATTGAGGTAGCCCACGTCGTCCGAGGCCGGCCCCTCGCAGATGATGGTGGTGCCGGGCTGGCCCATGCAGCCCAGCCTCTGGCCGGCCGGGCCCTTTATCCGAAGGTTATAAGGACCGCCCTCGGGCATCAACCGGCCGCCGACATTGTGCTGGCCGCAGGTCTCCAGAATGAGATTGCCCGAGGCCCGGGCCGCGCCCTGCACCTCTTCCTCAAACTCCTTGGAACTCAGACGGCGACCGTTTTTGTCAAGCCCCTTTACCGTTATTGCTTTCGGAGCCCTGGTCTTTTTTTTGGCTGTTTTTCTGCTCGCACTCACTGATATACACCTTGGGAAAAGTCTGTGGGGTCTGGGTTAACAGACATATCTGATCTTCAGCCGTTCGGCCGCGTCGGCATCGTCGATGCCGATGGCGTCGGACATGCCGATGGGCAGGCTCTGGGACCGGCCCAGAGGCGCCATGATCTTTTTCATTTCGGTCCTGATCGCCATGAAGGTGTCAGCCACCCGCTGGGCCACCTGGTCCGGGTCCAGGCGGCGGTAGAGTTTCGGGTTCTGGCTGGTGATCCCCTTGGGGCAGATCCCGACATTGCACACGTTGCAGCGATTGCGCTCGCTGCCCAGACAGCCGGCAGCCGATTGCATGATATACTTGCCGATATGCACCCCCGAGGCGCCCAGCATGATCAGGCCGAGGCCGTTCTGGGTGACGTTGCCGTTCTTGCCCACCCCGCCGGCGGCAAAGAGCGGGATCTCGTTCTGCTTGCCCTGGGCCACCAGGTCGAGATAGCACTCCCGCAGGTTGGAGGCGATGGGATGGCCGGTGGCGTCCATGCTGACATTGTAGGCCGCGCCGGTGCCGCCGTCCACCCCGTCGATCAGCAGGGCCGCGGCATAGGGGTTGCGGACCAGGTTGTTCAACACCGACTTGGCCGAGGTCGAGGCGGAGATCTTGGGATAGACCGGCACCTTGAAGTTCCAGGCCATGGACATGGTCTGGATCATCTTCATCACTGATTCCTCGATGGAGTAGAGGGTCTGGTGCACCGGCGGCGAGGGCAGGTCCACCCCTTCGGGCACCCCGCGCAGCCGGGCGATCAGCTTGCTCACCTTGAACCACATCAACAGGCCGCCGTCGCCGGGCTTGGCGCCCTGGCCGTACTTGATCTCAATGGCGGCCGGATCGCACTGCATCTCCGGGATGGCCCGGATGATCTCGTCCCAGCCGAAATAGCCCGAGGCGATCTGCAGGATGATGTACTTGAGAAAGGGGCTCTTCAGCACCCAGGGCGGGCAGCCGCCCTCGCCGGTGGCCATCACCACCGGGATCTTTAAAACTTCGTTGCAGTATGCCACGCCCTGCAAGAGGCCCAGCCACATATTGGGGGACAGGGCGCCAAAGGACATCGAACCGATCACAAAGGGAAAGATCTCCCGCACCGGCGGAATCCATTCCCCGGTCGCCTGCCTCCTGATATATTCCTCCGGCGGCAGCACCCGGCCCAGCAGGGTGTTCAACGAGAATTCATGGCGGCCGGCGTCCAGGGCCGGATCGGTGAGCATTGAGATCCGGTTGAACATCAGCCGGTCAAGGAGCGACTCCCGGACATTGCGGCGGCCGCCCCGTTTCCAGGCCTCGCCCTTTTCGTTGTGCAGCAGCCGCACCCGCGGGTCATTGGCATTGGGGGCCGGGGCGATGGCCTCGTTGGGACAGACCGAGGCGCACATGCCGCAGCCGATGCAGCGATTGGCCGGCCCGGTCCGCTGCCGGATGCCGGTGAAGACCCGGTACTCGCTGCCCCGTTTTTTCTTGAGAATATCGAGCTTGGGCAGCCGTTGCCTTCTGTAGGTCAGATAGATGGCGCTCTTGGGACAGACGGACGTGCATTTGCCGCACAGGGTGCATCTGTCCTCGCGGTGGTTGATGATCCACTGCAGGTCTATATGGGTCAGGCTGCCTGGTGTAGAGGCAATGGACTGAATTGAGACCATATCGTAAGCTCCTTTCGGTCTGGAGGTATAATGACTGAATGTTCACGCATGGGTTGAAAATCAAGGGACCGGTCCCGGTCCGGGATCATGGCGTCGATCCCGCACATCTCCGAGGCCATGGCCCATTCGCCCGGTTTGCCGCCGACCATGCCGGGCCGCAGTTTCTTATGGTCCTGGACCATCAGGCAGGTCTCGTCCGGCAGGGTGCCGATCACGCAGTTGGGGCCGTCGATGATCAGCCGCCGGCAGACATCGCGCAGCCCGCGCAGGAACTCGCCCTGGGGATGGCGGACCAGTTCCTCGGTCTTCAGCGGGGTGATGATATGCTTGTAGGCCTCAAGGGGCAGATTGAGCTGCTTCAAGGTGTAGTGGAGGATATGGGTAAACACCTCGGAGTCGCTCTGATAGCCGATATAGCCGGGAAAGTGGCGGCCGGTCAACCAGTCCTTGATCGGGATGAAGGCGGTGTTCTCACCATTGGTCATGGTGGCTATCCCCTGGATGAAGAAGGGGTGGCAGGCGTAGAGATTGATCCCCCAGTTGGTGTTCTGCCTTCCCTGGGCCATGACCACCCGGGCGGTGAGCCGATCATCGTTCAGCCCCAGGGCCTCGCCCACCCCCAGGGGCCAGCCCACCTCCTTGATCATGGCCACGTCGGGCCAGAAGGAGAAGACGGTCAGATCGCCGCCGTTGCTTTCCCCGTCGTGGCGCAGGGCCAGCCGGCCGTGCATCAGTTCAGCTTCGGTCTGTTCTTGTCCCAGGTCTTTCCAGGACGCGGGAACCTTGTAGACCCGGAGAAAGTACTTGTGGCGGTCCCGGGCCTCGATCCGGCTGAAATCAACGTTGAATTCGTGGTCATACTTCAGTTGGAACCCCTTGTCGCGCATAAAGGCGTCCACCCGGTGCAGGGCCGCCTCGGTATGGGCGATTCCGGAAAGGATCGGATCCTGGGATTTGTAGGTGAAGTCGGAAAATTTCAGCCCCCGCAGCAACAGACCGAGCCCGCTGCCGTCATATCCCTCCTGCATCGCCTCCATGGCGGTGAGCACGGAATAGGGCGAAAAAGGTTTGCTGGCGGTTTTCAGGGCTAATCGGCACATGATTTTCTCCCCACTTGTTTCTTCAAGGTGTAGATTGTTCGTAACGTACAGGAGTACGCCTGGTTCGCGGGTAATTTTATTAGGCTAAACAAACGGAACAGAGCGAGGCCAGAAACTTTATTATAGATGGAGAAATTAATCAAGCGGGAAACCGCTGGAATTGGAACAAGGGAGATTGTTCGAAGCCGGGAAAAAACAGTGGAAGAGGCCCTGGGCCGCCCGGCTGGTCCTTTTTGGCGGCGTGCGGCGGAAAACCATGCGGATTTGCCCTGGCCGGTATATTTTTCTTGACAGGGACGGAGGTTAATGAGAGATCAGTCATGACTCGGATGCGATGAGGTTGACGACACCGGGACACGGGAGGAGGCAAATGGCAAAGGACGAATGGACCACCGGCAAACTGTTGGGAACTTCCAGCGCCTATTGGCGTTCGTGTACAATACATGCCGGGGTCGAACTGGGCGTTTTTACCATGCTTGGTACCGAAGAGATGAACGCGGACCAGGTGTGCCGGCAACTGGGAGTCGACCGGCGCGGGGTGACCGTGCTGTTGAATGCGCTTGTCGCCCTGGGGCTGCTGGACAAGGAGGGGGATCTTTTCCGCAACACCGGGTTCAGCCGGACCCGGCTGGATCGCTCCTCCGACCGTTATGTCGGTCACATCATTCTCCACCACCATCATCTGGTTGACGGCTGGGCCCAGCTCGACCAGGCCGTGAAAAAGGGGCGGCCGGTGGAGAAACGGTCCTACGGCGAGGAACGGGAACGGCAGAGTTTTCTCCTCGGCATGTTCAACCTGGCCATGGAGATGGCCCCGGAAGTGGCCCGCCGGGTCGACCTTGCCGGCCGCAGGCATCTCCTTGATCTGGGCGGCGGACCGGGGACCTATGCCATTCATTTCTGCCGGGCCAACCCGGATCTTTGCGCCACCATCTTTGACCGGACCACAACCGAGCCCTTTGCCCGCCGGACCGTGGCCCGGTTCGGGCTCTCCGACCGGATCGATTTCGTGGGCGGTGATTTTAATATCGATCCGATTCCCGGTTGCTACGATGTGGCCTGGCTCTCCCACATCCTGCACTCCAACGGCCCGGAGGCCTGTGAGCGGCTGTTGCGGAAGACCGTGGCCGCCATGGAACCCGGCGGGCTGGTGCTGGTGCATGATTTCTTCCTTGACGACACCATGGCCGCGCCGTTGTTCCCGGCCCTGTTTTCCCTGAACATGCTCATCAACAACCCCTCGGGCCGGTCCTATGGCGAGGGTGAGGTGCGGGCGATGCTGGCCCGGGCCGGGGTGGGCCAGGTCGAGCGGTTGCCCTTCCGCGGGGGCAATGATTCCGGAATCCTCAGCGGCACGGTGGCGTAACCGTGCCGACCAAGGTTTTTTCATTGTGAAACAGTCCCCTGTCAGTCCAGAGGCCCGGGCATCGGTCCGGGCGGGCTTCCGCCAGTTGCGCCCCTTTTTTTATACCTACCGGCGCCGGCTGATCCTGGGCTTTGTCGCCCTGCTGGCAGTGGATTTTCTCCAGCTCTCCATCCCCCGGGTGATCAAGCGGGCAGTGGACGGCCTCCAGGCCGGGACCGCCACTCAAAGCGGGCTCCTGCAATACGGCCTGGTGATTGTCCTGCTTGCCCTGGGGATCGCTTTATTCCGGTTCGGCTGGCGTTACTGTCTGCTCGGTTTTTCCCGGCTGGTGGAACGGGATATCCGCGAGCGGTTCTTTGCCCATCTGCTGACCCTGGATCGCGGTTTTTTCCAGCGCAGGAGCACCGGCGAGATCATGGCCCTGTCATCCAACGATCTGGCCGCGGTCCAGCTCGCCTGCGGCATGGGGCTGGTGGCCTTTGTCGATGCGGTGGTGATGAGTGTCGCCGCCCTGGGCTTCATGCTCTATATCCAGCCGCTGCTCACCCTGGCCGCGGTGGCGCCGATGCCGGTGCTGGCCCTGCTTACCCGGCTGCTCTCGGCCCGGCTCCATCACCGGTTCCAGAAGGTGCAGGAGCAGTTCTCGCATATCACCGAATTCGTCCGTACCACCCTTGCCTCAATACGGCTGCTCAAGGCCTATACCCAGGAACGGTTGCAGACCGCCCGGTTCGACCGGCTGGGGCGGACCTATATCCGGGACAATCTGCGGCTGGCCATGGTCCAGGGCACCCTGTTCCCGGTGGCCGGGCTGGTCGGAAATCTCTCGCTCCTGCTGATCCTCTATTTCGGCGGCCGGTTCACCATCCAGGAACGGATCACGGCCGGTGACTTCGTGGCCTTCATGACCTATCTGGCCATGCTCACCTGGCCGATGATGGCATTGGGCTGGGTGGCCAACCTGTTCCAGCGCGGCGTCACCTCGTTGGCCCGGATCCGGGAACTGCTCGATGAGCGGCCGGCACTTGTTGACTCCGGCCGGGTCCGGACCGGAATCAAACGGCTCAAGGGCCGGGTAACCGTATCTGACCTGCACTTTACCTATGCGGGCCGGACCGCGCCGGCCCTGGCCGGGGTCTCCCTTGACCTCACCCCTGGTATCTGGGGCCTGGTGGGCCGCACCGGTTGCGGCAAGACCACCCTCTGTCAACTCCTGGCCCGGGTCTATGCCCTGCCCAGGGGCGTACTGTTCTACGACGGAATCGATGTCAACGATCTGTCCCTGGCCGCGGTCCGTTCCAGCATCGCCTATGTGCCCCAGAACATGGTCCTGTTCTCCGACACCGTGGCCGCCAATATCGCCATGGGCTGTGCCGAGGCCGGCCGGGAGGAGATCGAGGATGCGGCCCGGGCCGCGGTGATCCACGATGAGATCATGGCCATGGAAAAGGGCTATGCGACCAGGATCGGTGAGCGGGGAGTCAAGCTCTCCGGCGGTCAGCGTCAGCGGATCGCCCTGGCCCGGGCCCTGCTCCTGGACCGGCCGCTGTTTATTCTGGACGACGGCCTGTCGGCCGTGGATATGGAGACCGAGCAGACCATTATCCGCTCCATCGGCGCCTATCTCAAGGGCCGCACCTGCCTGATCGTCTCGCACCGGGTCGCGCCCCTGATCGACGCCGACACCATCCTGGTCATGGAGCAGGGGCGGATCGTGGCCCAGGGCGCCCATGGGCGGTTGCTTGTTGAAAGCCCCTATTATGCCGCCATCTTCCATCATCAACAGGCCGGAACAACCGGGGAGGGGTGATGCACCACGATTTCGGCTATTCCGAGGATGACAGGCTTGTCCCGTTGAGCGATCTCGGGCTCTGGCAAAGGATCGCCGGGTATGTCCGGCCCTTCTGGCCGGGGGTGGCCGCGGCAGTGGTCCTTTCCCTGCTGATCACCGGTTCCGGCCTGGCCCTGCCCTACCTGGTCGGGGTCGGTATCGACCGCTATATCGTCAACCGGGATCTGGCCCTTGAGGCGCGTTTCGCAGGGCTTGCCCGGGTGGCGCTGCCCTTTCTCGGCCTGGTCATCCTCAACTTTGTCGCCAACTTTCTCCAGGTGACCCTGCTGGAGTGGACCGGCCAGAACATCATGCACCGGCTGCGCCAGGACCTGTTCAGCCACCTGCTCACCCTTGATCTGCCCTTTTTCCAGAACAACCCGGTGGGCCGGCTGGTGACCCGGCTGACCAACGATATCCAGAACATGCACGAGATGTTCACCTCGGTGATCGTCACCCTGTTCAATGACCTGAGCCGGCTGGTCGCCATCCTGGGGGTGCTGTTCTGGATGAACTGGCGGCTGGCCCTGCTCATCTGTCTGCTGCTGCCGGTCATCTTCGGCAATATTTTCTGGTTCAGCCGTCTGGCCCGCAAGGCGTTCCGGGCGATCCGCACCAGCCTGGCCCGGCTCAACTCCTATCTCCAGGAGAGCGTCAGCGGTCTTGCGATCATCCAGCTTTTCCTGCGGGAGCGGGATGCCGGGGCCCGTTTCCGCGAGCTGAACCGGGAATATTACCGTCACTCCCTGCACCAGATCACCATCTTCGGGATATTCATGCCCCTGATCGAGATGCTGTCCACCGTGGCCATCGGCATGGTGATCTGGTACGGCGGCAACGAGATCATCCGGGGCCGGATGAGCCTTGGGGTACTGGTGGCCTTCCTCTTTTACATGCGTCTCTTTTTTCAACCCCTGCGGGAACTCTCGCAGAAATATTCCATTGTCCAGTCGGCCATGGCCTCGGCGGAGCGGATCTTTCAACTGCAGGATACCGAGCCCGGCCTGGCAATACCGGCCGCGCCCCTGCGGCCGGAACAGGTCCAGGGGGCAGTGGAGTTCGACCGGGTATGTTTCGGCTATGATCCCGGGCGGCCGGTGCTTGATGATTTTTCCCTGCTGGTCCGGCCCGGCGAGACCCTGGCGGTGATCGGGGCCACCGGTGCGGGAAAGAGTACCCTGATCAACCTGCTCGAACGGTTCTACGACCCGGACCAGGGCGAGATCCGGCTTGACGGTATCGACCTGCGCCGGCTTGATCCGCTCTGGCTCCGGGAGCGGATCGGCCTGGTGATGCAGGATGTCTTTTTAATCCCGGATACGGTTAAGGAGAATATCCTGCTGGGCCGGGAGATCGGGCCGGAATCATTGAACCGGGTGGTGGAGCAGGCCCGGTTGACCGGGGTGGTTGCCCAACTGCCCCAGGGGCTTGCCACCCGGATCGGCGAGGGCGGGCTTGAACTCTCGGCCGGCCAGCGGCAGTTGCTGGCCCTGGCCCGGGTCCTGGCCCGGGACCCGCGGATCCTGGTGCTGGACGAGGCCACCTCCAACGTGGATACCGAGACCGAGATCCTGGTCGAGCGGGCCCTGGAACAGGCCATGGCCGGCCGGACCTGCATCATCATCGCCCACCGGCTGTCCACGGTGCGGCGGGCCGACCGGATTCTGGTCATGGACCAGG
This portion of the Desulfobacterales bacterium genome encodes:
- a CDS encoding glutamate synthase, whose translation is MCRLALKTASKPFSPYSVLTAMEAMQEGYDGSGLGLLLRGLKFSDFTYKSQDPILSGIAHTEAALHRVDAFMRDKGFQLKYDHEFNVDFSRIEARDRHKYFLRVYKVPASWKDLGQEQTEAELMHGRLALRHDGESNGGDLTVFSFWPDVAMIKEVGWPLGVGEALGLNDDRLTARVVMAQGRQNTNWGINLYACHPFFIQGIATMTNGENTAFIPIKDWLTGRHFPGYIGYQSDSEVFTHILHYTLKQLNLPLEAYKHIITPLKTEELVRHPQGEFLRGLRDVCRRLIIDGPNCVIGTLPDETCLMVQDHKKLRPGMVGGKPGEWAMASEMCGIDAMIPDRDRSLDFQPMREHSVIIPPDRKELTIWSQFSPLPLHQAA
- a CDS encoding acetylserotonin O-methyltransferase, with amino-acid sequence MAKDEWTTGKLLGTSSAYWRSCTIHAGVELGVFTMLGTEEMNADQVCRQLGVDRRGVTVLLNALVALGLLDKEGDLFRNTGFSRTRLDRSSDRYVGHIILHHHHLVDGWAQLDQAVKKGRPVEKRSYGEERERQSFLLGMFNLAMEMAPEVARRVDLAGRRHLLDLGGGPGTYAIHFCRANPDLCATIFDRTTTEPFARRTVARFGLSDRIDFVGGDFNIDPIPGCYDVAWLSHILHSNGPEACERLLRKTVAAMEPGGLVLVHDFFLDDTMAAPLFPALFSLNMLINNPSGRSYGEGEVRAMLARAGVGQVERLPFRGGNDSGILSGTVA
- a CDS encoding ABC transporter ATP-binding protein/permease yields the protein MKQSPVSPEARASVRAGFRQLRPFFYTYRRRLILGFVALLAVDFLQLSIPRVIKRAVDGLQAGTATQSGLLQYGLVIVLLALGIALFRFGWRYCLLGFSRLVERDIRERFFAHLLTLDRGFFQRRSTGEIMALSSNDLAAVQLACGMGLVAFVDAVVMSVAALGFMLYIQPLLTLAAVAPMPVLALLTRLLSARLHHRFQKVQEQFSHITEFVRTTLASIRLLKAYTQERLQTARFDRLGRTYIRDNLRLAMVQGTLFPVAGLVGNLSLLLILYFGGRFTIQERITAGDFVAFMTYLAMLTWPMMALGWVANLFQRGVTSLARIRELLDERPALVDSGRVRTGIKRLKGRVTVSDLHFTYAGRTAPALAGVSLDLTPGIWGLVGRTGCGKTTLCQLLARVYALPRGVLFYDGIDVNDLSLAAVRSSIAYVPQNMVLFSDTVAANIAMGCAEAGREEIEDAARAAVIHDEIMAMEKGYATRIGERGVKLSGGQRQRIALARALLLDRPLFILDDGLSAVDMETEQTIIRSIGAYLKGRTCLIVSHRVAPLIDADTILVMEQGRIVAQGAHGRLLVESPYYAAIFHHQQAGTTGEG
- a CDS encoding ABC transporter ATP-binding protein/permease, coding for MHHDFGYSEDDRLVPLSDLGLWQRIAGYVRPFWPGVAAAVVLSLLITGSGLALPYLVGVGIDRYIVNRDLALEARFAGLARVALPFLGLVILNFVANFLQVTLLEWTGQNIMHRLRQDLFSHLLTLDLPFFQNNPVGRLVTRLTNDIQNMHEMFTSVIVTLFNDLSRLVAILGVLFWMNWRLALLICLLLPVIFGNIFWFSRLARKAFRAIRTSLARLNSYLQESVSGLAIIQLFLRERDAGARFRELNREYYRHSLHQITIFGIFMPLIEMLSTVAIGMVIWYGGNEIIRGRMSLGVLVAFLFYMRLFFQPLRELSQKYSIVQSAMASAERIFQLQDTEPGLAIPAAPLRPEQVQGAVEFDRVCFGYDPGRPVLDDFSLLVRPGETLAVIGATGAGKSTLINLLERFYDPDQGEIRLDGIDLRRLDPLWLRERIGLVMQDVFLIPDTVKENILLGREIGPESLNRVVEQARLTGVVAQLPQGLATRIGEGGLELSAGQRQLLALARVLARDPRILVLDEATSNVDTETEILVERALEQAMAGRTCIIIAHRLSTVRRADRILVMDQGRIVEQGSHQQLMAAHGLYRRLQDLRNNNHFKKIVQTV